The following proteins are encoded in a genomic region of Alistipes shahii WAL 8301:
- a CDS encoding two-component regulator propeller domain-containing protein, translating into MKRLLLTFLLLAAVPGFARTSPPQCLFQTYSTLDGMTHDRIADIYTDSRGFVWVCTWYGVSRFDGYAFKNFSTTPGDFSPLSHHRFVSVSEDSNGHLWFTTYNLHVYRLNRYTEQFEDVVSLVDGVDSKHYRMTHCLHDGDGGTWVAIAGLGVARFADGADAAPVRVDAFFDAPVLGGDVTAMYVDDRDGAWIAAADGQLNHIAAGERTARTLCETAAPAFAFTADAASVYCATPGEVVRVGKQTGKVDRLPGGEAPLTAIVADSVRSAVYAGSRSGELYRVAGDRLARLDPKGARPRRIRGLAADSHGIVWVTSAETGITRYNPSTDDYKHFGQEPYTVSYNLDTITKIAEGGGLLWIKMNNWGFGYYDRERDTVEPFYNDPKQPNCQMTNAVVRFDVRDDVLWLSTYNERGLRKAVLLHQPAEVFTLDSKSPDPLSGEIRALMTDSRGRMWVGTRDGDLIAFDASNKPVYTLPAQGRRGTGMIYALKEDSSGNIWVGTKGEGLYRMTPEGGGYRVTHFVHSDADVWSLSDDQIYCVEEDGAGRIWVATYGGGINLLEDPVGHRFIHAGNLMTHYPLDEAGRVRWLLYDRPDRMFAATVDGLLAFDPGASAKLMRFRLMQKIPGDAESLGNNDIIHMLKDSGGRIWLATFGGGLNLIEGYDADGAPRFRCYDKSSGLASNICMALTEDRQGDLWVSTHNAVSRFDPRRGIFSNYYLYDNMRNAVFSEATALTSPRGEVLFGSGRQLYRFDPDEVRAAKIDYDLRFTGLDVRNVPVVAGRRSPLSESVTEADRIVLPYNFSNFRMEFASLNFAIQHVVGYMYKLEGYDQDWNISGTTNRAAYSNVPIGDYKFHVKAFVGNADAADEGITIGVEVLPPPWLTWWAKTLYALLALAAAAVAWRIASSVIRIRREASVEQNMTDLKLRFFTNISHELRTPLTLILGGIEDVKKHDSLTPRGENSLTLAHRNAKRMLTLINQLLDFRKIVKNKMELKISRVDLVPLVEDALDDFREMASERRIELLFTLSRRSVLVWVDIERMESVVYNLLSNALKFTPNGGRIEVILSLREEEESVTLTVRDTGIGIPKDKQGMIFERFAQASRAVDSNMKGSGIGLSLCRDIVTLHHGEISVDSRPGEGASFTVKLKLGNAHFGMEQIDFSGAGAGEGKRRDDYMVSDFTAADSQRRVDVAPPKDAQKILLVEDNRELRIFMYNSLIDTYYVVEADDGAEALEKIRSEMPDIIVTDLMMPCMDGIELIDKVRHDFTMSHIPIVMLTARHSPDDRVKAMEFGADGYITKPFSIELLLARIDNLLTQRRKLFEKFSSQSARNKVVELAVEDVVVTDRDEEFMKNVMAWLGENVENSELTIDQLASHLGLGRTTMYNKLKSLTGKSPVELIKEYRITKSKLLLRTGQFSVSEVAYKVGFSDPGYFSRCFREQFHMSPAEYLKTHNLKQDQDTKTA; encoded by the coding sequence ATGAAACGACTGCTGCTGACCTTTTTGCTGCTCGCCGCCGTTCCGGGGTTCGCCCGGACGTCGCCCCCGCAATGCCTCTTTCAGACCTACTCCACCCTGGACGGGATGACGCACGACCGCATCGCCGACATCTACACCGATTCGCGCGGGTTCGTGTGGGTCTGCACGTGGTACGGGGTCAGCCGTTTCGACGGGTATGCCTTCAAGAATTTCAGCACCACGCCGGGCGACTTCTCGCCGCTTTCGCACCACCGCTTCGTCTCGGTGAGCGAGGATTCGAACGGCCATCTCTGGTTCACGACCTATAACCTCCACGTCTACCGTCTGAACCGCTATACCGAGCAGTTCGAGGACGTGGTGTCGCTCGTCGACGGCGTCGATTCGAAGCATTACCGCATGACGCACTGCCTGCACGACGGCGACGGCGGCACGTGGGTGGCCATCGCGGGGCTGGGCGTGGCGCGCTTCGCCGACGGGGCCGATGCCGCTCCCGTGCGTGTGGACGCCTTTTTCGACGCCCCGGTGCTGGGCGGCGACGTCACGGCGATGTACGTCGACGACCGGGACGGCGCCTGGATCGCCGCGGCGGACGGACAGCTGAACCACATCGCCGCCGGGGAGCGCACCGCACGCACGCTCTGCGAGACGGCGGCTCCGGCCTTCGCCTTTACGGCCGACGCCGCATCCGTCTACTGCGCCACGCCCGGCGAGGTGGTCCGCGTCGGGAAGCAGACCGGGAAGGTCGACCGTCTGCCGGGCGGCGAGGCTCCGCTGACGGCCATCGTCGCCGACTCGGTGCGCAGCGCGGTCTACGCCGGCAGCCGCTCGGGCGAACTCTACCGGGTCGCTGGCGACCGCCTCGCGCGGCTCGATCCCAAAGGGGCGCGTCCGCGCCGCATCCGCGGCCTTGCGGCCGACTCGCACGGCATCGTGTGGGTGACCTCGGCCGAGACGGGCATCACGCGTTACAACCCCTCGACCGACGACTACAAGCACTTCGGGCAGGAACCTTACACCGTCTCCTACAACCTCGACACGATCACCAAGATCGCCGAGGGCGGCGGTCTGCTGTGGATCAAGATGAACAACTGGGGCTTCGGCTACTACGACCGCGAACGCGACACGGTCGAACCGTTCTACAACGACCCCAAGCAGCCCAACTGCCAGATGACCAACGCCGTCGTGCGTTTCGACGTGCGCGACGACGTGCTGTGGCTCTCGACCTACAACGAACGCGGACTGCGCAAGGCGGTGCTGCTGCACCAGCCTGCCGAGGTCTTCACCCTCGACTCGAAATCTCCGGACCCGCTTTCGGGCGAAATCCGCGCCCTGATGACCGACAGCCGGGGTCGGATGTGGGTCGGCACGCGCGACGGCGACCTGATCGCTTTCGACGCCTCGAACAAACCTGTCTACACGCTTCCGGCGCAGGGCCGCCGCGGCACGGGGATGATCTACGCCCTGAAGGAGGACTCTTCGGGCAATATCTGGGTCGGGACCAAGGGCGAGGGGCTTTACCGCATGACGCCCGAGGGCGGCGGTTACCGGGTCACGCATTTCGTCCATTCCGACGCGGATGTCTGGTCGTTGAGCGACGACCAGATCTACTGCGTCGAGGAGGACGGCGCGGGCCGTATCTGGGTGGCGACCTACGGCGGGGGCATCAACCTGCTGGAGGACCCCGTGGGACACCGTTTCATCCATGCCGGCAATCTGATGACGCACTATCCGCTCGACGAGGCGGGGCGCGTGCGGTGGCTGCTCTACGACCGTCCGGACCGGATGTTCGCCGCGACGGTCGACGGACTGCTGGCCTTCGACCCGGGCGCCAGCGCCAAGCTGATGCGCTTCAGGCTGATGCAGAAGATACCGGGCGATGCCGAGTCGCTGGGCAACAACGACATCATCCACATGCTCAAGGACTCCGGAGGGCGCATCTGGCTGGCGACCTTCGGCGGCGGGTTGAACCTCATCGAGGGGTACGACGCCGACGGTGCGCCGCGTTTTCGCTGCTACGACAAATCGTCGGGGCTGGCCAGCAATATCTGCATGGCCCTGACCGAGGACCGGCAGGGCGACCTGTGGGTTTCGACGCACAACGCCGTGTCGCGGTTCGATCCCCGGCGCGGGATTTTCTCGAACTACTACCTCTACGACAACATGCGCAATGCGGTTTTCAGCGAGGCCACGGCGCTCACCTCGCCCCGCGGCGAGGTGCTCTTCGGCAGCGGACGCCAGCTCTACCGCTTCGATCCGGACGAGGTCCGCGCCGCGAAGATCGACTACGACCTGCGTTTCACGGGGCTTGACGTGCGCAACGTCCCCGTCGTCGCGGGGCGCCGCTCGCCGCTCTCGGAGTCGGTGACCGAGGCCGACCGCATCGTGCTGCCCTACAATTTCTCGAATTTCCGCATGGAGTTCGCGTCGCTGAATTTCGCCATCCAGCACGTGGTTGGGTACATGTACAAGCTCGAAGGCTACGACCAGGACTGGAACATCTCGGGAACGACCAACCGCGCGGCCTACTCCAACGTGCCGATCGGCGACTACAAGTTCCACGTCAAGGCGTTCGTCGGCAATGCCGATGCCGCCGACGAGGGGATCACGATCGGGGTCGAAGTGCTTCCCCCCCCCTGGCTCACCTGGTGGGCTAAAACCCTCTATGCGCTGCTGGCACTGGCGGCGGCGGCCGTCGCCTGGCGCATTGCCAGCTCGGTCATCCGCATCCGCCGCGAAGCGAGCGTCGAGCAGAACATGACCGATCTCAAACTGCGTTTCTTCACCAACATCTCGCACGAACTGCGCACGCCGCTCACGCTCATATTGGGCGGCATCGAGGACGTGAAGAAACACGACAGCCTCACGCCGCGGGGCGAAAACAGCCTCACGCTGGCCCACCGCAACGCCAAGCGCATGCTGACGCTGATCAACCAGCTGCTCGACTTCCGCAAGATCGTCAAGAACAAGATGGAGCTGAAAATCTCGCGCGTGGACCTCGTGCCGCTGGTCGAGGACGCCCTCGACGATTTCCGCGAAATGGCCTCCGAGCGTCGGATCGAATTGCTGTTCACCCTCTCGCGCCGTTCGGTGCTGGTGTGGGTCGACATCGAACGTATGGAGAGCGTTGTCTATAACCTTTTGTCCAACGCACTGAAATTCACGCCCAACGGCGGGCGAATTGAAGTGATACTTTCACTGCGCGAGGAGGAGGAGAGCGTGACGCTCACGGTCCGCGACACGGGCATCGGCATCCCGAAGGACAAGCAGGGGATGATCTTCGAGCGTTTCGCACAGGCTTCGCGCGCCGTGGACAGCAACATGAAGGGGTCGGGTATCGGACTTTCGCTCTGCCGCGACATCGTGACCCTGCACCACGGCGAAATCTCGGTCGACAGCCGTCCGGGCGAAGGCGCCTCCTTCACCGTGAAACTCAAACTCGGCAACGCCCATTTCGGCATGGAGCAGATCGACTTCTCGGGCGCCGGAGCGGGAGAGGGCAAACGCCGCGACGACTATATGGTCAGCGACTTCACGGCTGCCGACAGCCAGCGCCGCGTGGACGTTGCACCGCCGAAGGATGCACAGAAAATCCTCCTGGTCGAGGATAACCGCGAATTGCGCATCTTCATGTACAACAGTCTGATAGACACCTATTACGTCGTCGAGGCCGACGACGGCGCCGAAGCCCTCGAAAAGATCCGCAGCGAGATGCCCGACATCATCGTCACCGACCTGATGATGCCCTGCATGGACGGCATCGAGCTGATCGACAAGGTGCGCCACGACTTCACGATGAGCCACATCCCGATCGTGATGCTCACGGCCCGCCATTCGCCCGACGACCGGGTGAAGGCCATGGAGTTCGGCGCCGACGGCTACATCACCAAGCCGTTCAGCATCGAACTGCTGCTGGCCCGCATCGACAACCTGCTGACCCAGCGGCGCAAGCTCTTCGAGAAGTTCTCCTCGCAGTCGGCCCGCAACAAGGTGGTCGAACTGGCGGTCGAGGACGTCGTCGTCACGGACCGCGACGAGGAGTTTATGAAGAACGTGATGGCCTGGCTGGGCGAGAACGTCGAGAACTCGGAGCTTACGATCGACCAGCTGGCCTCGCACCTCGGACTGGGCCGTACGACGATGTACAACAAGCTCAAGAGTCTCACGGGCAAGTCGCCCGTCGAACTGATCAAGGAGTACCGCATCACCAAGTCGAAACTCCTGCTGCGCACGGGCCAGTTTTCCGTGTCGGAGGTGGCCTATAAGGTGGGATTCTCCGATCCGGGCTATTTCAGCCGCTGTTTCCGCGAGCAGTTCCACATGTCGCCCGCCGAATACCTCAAGACGCACAACCTGAAACAAGACCAAGATACCAAGACCGCATGA
- a CDS encoding pectinesterase family protein → MRRFFLLILCVLSFESICGRTLRVYLVGDSTCAAKELAGQNPERGWGQLFQPLFDGSVRVENHATNGRSTKSFRDEGRWAAVYDKLQPGDYVFIQFGHNDQKQNDSTRYAAPERYAGNLRRYVRETREKGAIPVLLTPIVRRRFADGLLDDTHGPYADAVRRVAAAEGTQLIDAERLTRAWVSSLGEEASRAYYMWVEPGTSPRWPDGRRDDTHLNVRGARAVARMIAAQLPAEVPELGSRLVASDFVVAQDGSGDFFTLTEAVAAVPDFCRDTTRILVCEGVYREKVVVPATKRNVILEGVHGIGADTDRPAVSKAGFENRRGAVTVTWDDYAAKIGATGRPLGTSGSSTVYFGGDGWTVRGLTFENAAGCVGQAVAVQCLGTDLHFIGCRFLGNQDTLYLYGAGNRDGRTCAENARIRFDDCYVEGTTDFIFGSAAALFCNCEIRSKADSYITAASTCKGQPVGFVFRNCRLTAAEGVTRCWLGRPWRDYAQTVFVGCHLGPHIVPEGWHDWSKPRAHRTAFYAEYHSEGPGAAPRSRVGWSRQLTGKEVRQVLAAFEK, encoded by the coding sequence ATGAGACGGTTTTTCTTGTTGATATTATGTGTGTTGTCGTTCGAAAGTATTTGCGGGCGGACGCTGCGCGTCTACCTCGTAGGCGACTCGACGTGCGCCGCGAAGGAGCTTGCCGGGCAGAATCCCGAGCGGGGCTGGGGGCAGCTGTTCCAGCCGCTGTTCGACGGTTCGGTGCGGGTCGAGAACCACGCCACGAACGGGCGTTCGACCAAATCGTTCCGCGACGAAGGGCGCTGGGCCGCCGTTTATGACAAATTGCAGCCCGGCGACTACGTCTTCATCCAGTTCGGGCACAACGACCAGAAACAGAACGATTCGACCCGCTACGCCGCTCCGGAGCGGTATGCCGGCAACCTGCGCCGCTATGTGCGTGAAACGCGCGAAAAGGGGGCGATCCCGGTGCTGCTGACGCCCATTGTGCGCCGTCGTTTCGCCGATGGGCTGCTCGACGACACCCACGGACCCTATGCCGACGCCGTGCGCCGTGTGGCCGCGGCGGAGGGAACGCAGTTGATCGACGCCGAACGGCTGACCCGCGCATGGGTGTCGTCGCTGGGCGAGGAGGCTTCCCGGGCATATTACATGTGGGTCGAACCCGGGACCAGTCCCCGCTGGCCCGACGGACGGCGGGACGACACCCACCTCAACGTCCGCGGCGCACGCGCCGTGGCGCGGATGATCGCCGCGCAGCTTCCGGCGGAGGTTCCCGAACTGGGCAGCCGTCTCGTCGCCTCCGACTTCGTGGTCGCGCAGGACGGCTCGGGCGACTTTTTCACGTTGACCGAAGCTGTGGCCGCCGTTCCCGACTTCTGCCGCGATACGACCCGCATTCTCGTCTGCGAAGGCGTCTACCGCGAGAAAGTCGTCGTTCCCGCCACCAAGCGCAATGTTATCCTTGAGGGGGTGCACGGAATCGGGGCGGATACGGACCGGCCGGCGGTTTCGAAAGCCGGCTTCGAAAACCGGCGCGGCGCGGTGACGGTCACGTGGGACGACTATGCCGCAAAGATCGGTGCGACGGGGCGTCCGCTGGGCACTTCCGGCTCCTCGACCGTCTATTTCGGCGGCGACGGCTGGACGGTGCGCGGCCTGACGTTCGAGAATGCCGCCGGATGCGTGGGGCAGGCCGTCGCCGTGCAATGCCTCGGTACGGACCTGCATTTCATCGGCTGCCGCTTCCTGGGCAATCAGGACACGCTCTACCTTTACGGCGCAGGCAACCGCGACGGGCGGACCTGTGCGGAGAATGCCCGCATCCGCTTCGACGACTGCTATGTCGAAGGTACGACCGACTTCATTTTCGGCTCGGCGGCGGCGTTGTTCTGCAACTGCGAGATTCGTTCGAAGGCCGATTCCTACATCACGGCGGCCTCGACCTGCAAGGGACAGCCCGTGGGTTTCGTTTTCCGCAACTGCCGCCTGACCGCTGCCGAAGGGGTCACGCGGTGCTGGCTGGGCCGCCCGTGGCGCGATTATGCGCAGACTGTTTTCGTCGGCTGCCACCTGGGACCGCACATCGTGCCCGAAGGGTGGCACGACTGGTCCAAACCCCGCGCGCACCGGACCGCGTTCTACGCTGAATATCATTCCGAAGGTCCCGGAGCCGCGCCCCGGAGCCGGGTCGGATGGTCGCGGCAGCTGACCGGAAAAGAGGTCCGGCAGGTGCTTGCGGCCTTTGAAAAATAG
- a CDS encoding polysaccharide lyase family 1 protein, with the protein MIRTDILLLSGMLALAVGCGDDSTAAVPDMKTLPVPDVAVAVSDRTATVRWSISEPVEAVRFTFELYAGDAAAPLQSATTRLQSQRFEMEPGVSYRFRVLAAAPLGSAGWQDSAFSDFATFSTEGPADPDVDLGLPLANENDGVLRAFPGAEGGGMYTTGGRGGRIYRVTNLNDSGAGSFRAAVEASGKRIVVFDVAGTIHLTSDLRIRNDNLTVAGQTAPGGGVCIAGGTVVVDADNVIIRYMRFRLGDLNTGGNLSDGSDTIWGRYHKDIILDHCSMSWSIDECASFYANQNFTMQWCLLTESLRKSAHGKGDHGYGGIWGGKNASFHHNLLANHDSRNARIDHPGVYGSYLSTHRGNVDYRNNVIYNWGSNTTYGGEDGSFNVVNNYYKPGPASKEKRYFVDAYWHNSSSNVGSAYPRLYMSGNYHAGSYASSINGDQWSGVYYHPQGNDPSTTEGRLAAPLPIKAGGVTVCHTTTHTAAGAFDAVLSYAGASLCRDAVDRRAETDARSGRATFPDGGNGSTGGIIDSQAAVGGWPELTATAGEIARAAVDTDGDGIPDHYEELLGLDPKDASDAAATTLDPQKLYSNIEVYLHYLVRDITLSQVKGGSYTALQ; encoded by the coding sequence ATGATTCGTACCGATATTTTACTGTTATCCGGGATGCTGGCTCTCGCCGTCGGTTGCGGCGACGATTCCACGGCGGCGGTTCCCGACATGAAAACCCTTCCCGTGCCTGATGTCGCCGTGGCGGTTTCGGACCGCACGGCCACGGTGCGCTGGAGCATCTCCGAGCCGGTCGAGGCCGTGCGCTTCACCTTCGAACTCTATGCCGGCGACGCTGCGGCGCCCCTGCAATCGGCCACGACGCGTCTGCAATCGCAGCGTTTCGAAATGGAACCGGGCGTTTCCTACCGTTTCCGCGTGCTTGCCGCGGCTCCGCTCGGTTCCGCCGGGTGGCAGGACTCGGCGTTCTCCGATTTTGCGACCTTCTCGACGGAAGGGCCGGCCGATCCGGACGTGGACCTGGGGCTTCCCTTGGCCAACGAGAACGACGGCGTGCTGCGCGCTTTCCCCGGCGCCGAGGGCGGCGGCATGTACACGACGGGCGGCCGCGGCGGCAGGATCTACCGCGTCACCAACCTCAACGACTCGGGCGCCGGATCGTTCCGCGCCGCTGTCGAGGCCTCGGGCAAACGCATCGTCGTCTTCGACGTGGCCGGCACGATCCACCTGACGAGCGACCTGCGCATCCGGAACGACAACCTCACCGTTGCGGGGCAGACCGCCCCGGGCGGCGGCGTCTGCATCGCCGGCGGGACGGTCGTGGTCGACGCCGACAACGTGATCATCCGCTATATGCGTTTCCGCCTGGGCGACCTCAATACGGGCGGCAACCTTTCCGACGGCTCGGATACCATCTGGGGCCGTTACCACAAGGACATCATTCTCGACCATTGTTCGATGTCGTGGTCCATCGACGAATGCGCCTCGTTCTACGCCAATCAGAATTTCACGATGCAGTGGTGTCTCCTGACCGAGAGCCTGCGCAAATCGGCCCACGGCAAGGGCGACCACGGCTACGGCGGCATCTGGGGCGGCAAAAATGCCTCGTTCCACCACAACCTGCTGGCCAACCACGACAGCCGTAACGCGCGCATCGACCATCCGGGCGTCTACGGCAGCTATCTTTCGACGCATCGCGGCAATGTCGATTACCGCAACAACGTGATCTACAACTGGGGCAGCAATACGACCTACGGCGGCGAGGACGGCTCGTTCAACGTCGTGAACAACTACTACAAGCCCGGCCCGGCGTCGAAGGAGAAGAGGTATTTCGTCGACGCCTACTGGCACAACTCCTCGTCGAACGTCGGTTCTGCCTATCCCCGGCTCTATATGTCGGGTAACTACCATGCCGGCAGCTATGCCTCCTCGATCAACGGCGATCAGTGGAGCGGCGTTTACTACCACCCGCAGGGCAATGACCCCTCGACCACGGAGGGACGTCTCGCAGCGCCGCTTCCGATCAAGGCCGGCGGCGTGACGGTGTGCCACACCACGACGCACACGGCCGCCGGGGCGTTCGACGCTGTGTTGTCCTACGCCGGGGCCTCGCTCTGCCGCGACGCCGTCGACCGGCGGGCCGAGACCGACGCCCGCAGCGGCAGGGCGACCTTCCCCGACGGAGGCAACGGCTCGACGGGCGGCATCATCGACTCGCAGGCGGCCGTGGGCGGCTGGCCCGAACTCACGGCGACCGCCGGCGAGATCGCGCGCGCCGCGGTGGATACCGACGGCGACGGCATTCCCGATCACTACGAGGAACTGCTCGGACTCGACCCGAAGGACGCCTCCGACGCTGCGGCCACGACGCTCGACCCGCAGAAACTCTATTCCAACATCGAGGTTTACCTCCACTACCTGGTCCGCGACATCACGCTGTCGCAGGTGAAGGGAGGCTCCTATACTGCTTTGCAATAG
- a CDS encoding glycoside hydrolase family 28 protein: MNFRQVTICAAAALLAAAAGCRAHAPACNLPFEMPQVARPAIPSNTVSVADFGGSGDGHTLNTAAFADAIAALAARGGGRVVVPEGVWYTGPIELKDNTELHLEQNAVIVFSDDKTLYPLVETTFEGLNTLRCQSPISARGVKNVAITGRGVIDGNGDAWRAVKQDKLNPRQWKTLVRSGGVLSDDGKTWYPSESYKFGATSGADQNVSTWAKTRADFERMHDFLRPVMIAVHHCENVLLEGVIFQNSPCWNIHPAMCTNLIVNDITVRCPDYAQNGDGIDIESCRNVVLTNSRFDVGDDGICIKSGKDKAGRDRGIPCENILVDNCIVFHGHGGFVVGSEMSGGVRNVRVSNCTFSGTDVGLRFKSARGRGGVVENIWIEDIAMNNILQEPLLFDLFYGGKSASEAHAEGGDAEVTDIAPKPVDETTPAFRDIHIRNVWCRGARRAMYFNGLPEMNVERVTVENTQIYAVTGAQINESSDVVLRGVKIIPEQGPALMLNNVKNLSAEGFVCPEGLERALVVTGSRNRSIEVSSPQITGANASLSKGAARYVAIK; encoded by the coding sequence ATGAACTTCAGACAAGTGACGATTTGCGCAGCCGCGGCGCTCCTGGCAGCCGCCGCAGGATGCCGCGCACACGCCCCGGCCTGCAACCTTCCGTTCGAGATGCCGCAGGTCGCCCGGCCCGCGATTCCTTCGAATACGGTCAGCGTCGCCGATTTCGGCGGCTCGGGCGACGGCCATACGCTCAACACCGCGGCTTTCGCCGACGCCATCGCCGCCCTGGCCGCCCGGGGAGGCGGTCGTGTGGTCGTTCCCGAAGGCGTCTGGTACACCGGGCCTATCGAGCTGAAAGACAATACCGAACTGCACCTCGAACAGAACGCCGTCATCGTTTTCAGCGACGACAAGACGCTCTATCCGCTTGTCGAGACCACGTTCGAGGGTCTCAACACGCTGCGCTGCCAGTCGCCGATCTCGGCGCGGGGCGTGAAAAACGTGGCCATCACGGGCCGCGGCGTGATCGACGGCAACGGCGATGCGTGGCGCGCCGTGAAGCAGGACAAACTCAACCCCCGCCAGTGGAAGACGCTGGTCAGAAGCGGGGGCGTGCTCTCCGACGACGGCAAGACGTGGTATCCTTCGGAAAGCTATAAGTTCGGGGCCACGTCGGGCGCCGACCAGAACGTTTCGACGTGGGCGAAAACCCGCGCCGATTTCGAGCGCATGCACGACTTCCTGCGCCCGGTGATGATTGCCGTCCACCATTGCGAGAACGTCCTGCTGGAGGGCGTCATCTTCCAGAATTCGCCCTGCTGGAACATCCACCCGGCCATGTGCACCAATCTGATCGTCAATGACATTACGGTCCGATGCCCCGACTATGCGCAGAACGGCGACGGCATCGACATCGAGTCGTGCCGGAACGTCGTGCTGACCAACTCGCGCTTCGACGTGGGCGACGACGGCATCTGCATCAAGAGCGGCAAGGACAAGGCGGGCCGCGACCGCGGCATTCCGTGCGAGAATATTCTGGTCGATAACTGCATCGTCTTCCACGGCCACGGCGGGTTCGTCGTTGGCAGCGAGATGTCGGGCGGCGTCAGGAACGTCAGGGTCTCGAACTGCACCTTCTCGGGAACCGACGTGGGCCTGCGCTTCAAGTCGGCGCGCGGCCGCGGCGGGGTGGTCGAGAATATCTGGATCGAGGACATCGCCATGAACAACATCCTGCAGGAACCCTTGCTGTTCGACCTTTTCTACGGCGGCAAGTCGGCCTCCGAGGCGCATGCCGAAGGCGGGGACGCCGAAGTCACGGACATCGCCCCCAAGCCGGTCGATGAGACCACGCCGGCTTTCCGGGACATCCATATCCGAAACGTGTGGTGCCGCGGCGCCCGGCGCGCGATGTATTTCAACGGACTTCCGGAGATGAACGTCGAGCGCGTCACGGTCGAGAACACGCAGATTTACGCCGTGACGGGGGCGCAGATCAACGAGTCGTCGGATGTCGTGCTGCGCGGCGTGAAGATCATCCCCGAGCAGGGTCCCGCGCTGATGCTCAACAACGTGAAGAATCTTTCGGCCGAAGGCTTCGTCTGCCCCGAAGGGCTGGAGCGCGCGCTTGTCGTGACGGGTAGCCGCAACCGCTCGATCGAGGTCTCCTCGCCGCAGATCACCGGGGCCAACGCTTCGCTGTCGAAGGGTGCGGCCCGGTATGTAGCAATCAAATAA
- a CDS encoding DUF4861 family protein, giving the protein MKRILLLLLVLGAVCSLNAKTRKCLYRVTVTGKRAECPVVIRDVPEWAQSAVVSLGGVHRIPSQLDRELDELVFVSDISGSQNFQVLYSSDPDKRVFKKRVHAQMWLKNPDKTLRAVGCASLEKNDMYHKLHHHGPAFESEYAAYRIYFDNKQTVDTYGKKRPQLELAETMWYPSDEQLSRGYGHDNLRVFGSVGVGTLKGWDAEKRKMVHITDFKRREARILADGPIRTVVEMRVEGWRYGGREITMTSRYILYAGHGDVQVENRIEGDFRGLVFTTGVMKMAESEVCKNDNVIAAFGRDFPENDTVKWERESVGLAVAVPQRQIVSQTDDKTSYLFQLTPDARGRIDYAFEMIWRKSEWLKDRSDTECVLGLMESVGAARTPVVVSRIRQF; this is encoded by the coding sequence ATGAAACGGATTCTCTTGCTTTTGCTGGTCCTCGGGGCCGTTTGCAGCCTGAATGCCAAAACCCGGAAATGCCTCTACCGTGTGACGGTCACGGGCAAGCGCGCCGAATGTCCGGTCGTGATCCGCGATGTGCCCGAGTGGGCGCAGAGCGCCGTCGTGTCGCTCGGCGGCGTTCACCGGATTCCCTCCCAGCTGGACCGGGAACTGGACGAACTGGTCTTCGTCTCTGACATTTCCGGCAGCCAGAATTTCCAGGTTCTCTACTCCTCGGACCCCGACAAGCGCGTTTTCAAAAAACGCGTACATGCCCAGATGTGGCTCAAGAACCCCGACAAGACCCTGCGAGCCGTCGGCTGCGCCTCCTTGGAGAAGAACGACATGTACCATAAACTGCACCACCACGGCCCGGCCTTCGAGTCGGAGTACGCCGCCTACCGCATCTATTTCGACAACAAGCAGACCGTCGACACCTACGGCAAGAAGCGTCCGCAGCTCGAGCTGGCCGAGACGATGTGGTATCCTTCGGACGAGCAGCTCTCCCGCGGCTACGGCCACGACAACCTGCGCGTCTTCGGGTCGGTGGGCGTGGGGACGCTCAAGGGCTGGGACGCCGAAAAGAGAAAGATGGTCCACATCACCGATTTCAAACGCCGCGAAGCGCGCATTCTGGCCGACGGACCCATCCGCACGGTGGTCGAAATGCGGGTCGAAGGGTGGCGCTACGGAGGGCGCGAGATCACGATGACCTCGCGCTACATTCTTTACGCCGGGCACGGCGACGTGCAGGTCGAAAACCGCATCGAGGGCGACTTCAGGGGACTGGTCTTCACGACCGGCGTGATGAAGATGGCCGAAAGCGAGGTTTGTAAGAACGATAACGTGATCGCCGCCTTCGGGCGCGACTTCCCCGAAAACGACACCGTGAAGTGGGAGCGCGAGAGCGTCGGGCTGGCCGTCGCCGTGCCGCAGAGGCAGATCGTTTCGCAGACCGACGACAAGACCAGTTACCTCTTCCAGCTCACACCCGATGCCCGCGGACGGATCGACTACGCGTTCGAGATGATCTGGCGCAAGAGCGAATGGCTCAAGGACCGCAGCGATACCGAATGCGTCCTGGGACTGATGGAGTCGGTGGGGGCGGCCCGGACCCCGGTCGTCGTTTCGCGGATCAGACAGTTTTGA